The stretch of DNA AATGTATTGCATTACTCATCCATTTACATGCACGTTAGACATGAAAATGAGTTGATGAACAAGTAATAGTTGAATACAAACCATACTGATCTTGTTTTAGACATGTTGGCATGGTAAAGTTAATTTTATTAAGGTAAGAAAATGAGATATGATAGACAAACATGACAAAAATATATAGAAATCTCAAAGCATGagcctaatctggatctaagagCAGTATAGCCCGCGAGGTACAACCTATATATACTTGGCTTCCGCAAAATCAAAATATGTATGAGGATGTTGACACTAACATGTATATTTACATATCCATCTAGAAACAACCTTACGGACAAACCATCTGAACTGAGAAATGCGTACCATCCAAACATCTGATGAAGCGAGACCCAATTAGGCTCCGTTCCAGGACCCTTCGGCACCATTGAATCCGCAACCCCTGCTCCCGTGCTACGAATGCGGGCCCTCTTATGAAATCTGCCCATTGTTGTTTCGCTCGGCGGCATGGGCCCCGCTCCCGATAGTCGTCGATCCTATCCCGGCATAGCCGATATCAAAACCCTAGGTTTGACGTTTCCTACACGTCGACTGGTGGTAGGTGATTGATGTACCCGTCGATAGCAAGGCGTGAGTGTTGACTTCACGATCCGCGGTGACAAACTTTCCGTGGAATGCATCCATGCTAATCAACGCACACGAAATCAGACGCTTGAAAACATTTGCAGTGGCACGCACGTTGACCTCCTATCTCACAGGTATAACCGCGATGGACGGAGGCGTGGAGAGCTGCCTCGCCAAAGTCGCGCGTCCAAAGCCCGTGCGACCGAAAACACGACGCCGCCTGTTCTCCGTGGGCGGCGCAGAGGATCCCGGGGGGAGCCGCCGGTCGTCGCACAGACCGCGTCCCACCGTATGACATCTCGGACTTTGGCGCCCCCACTCCCTATCCTCGAACCAACCAACCCACCCACCCAACCCCCAACCCCAACCcattcctttccttcttcccatcctcttcctcctcccccgcTCCCCCTCCCGCTCCATCTCCTTCCATTCCCGTCCCGCCTCCCGCCCTCTCCGTCCGGTCTCCGCTTCCCTGCTCGCGCCGCCCGGCCGGCTAATCACCCCGTGAGTACTTCTAGCCGCCTCCCTGTCTGCAAGCAAGGCCGTTGCTGTTTGCTGCCGCTCTTCCGATTTCTTGCTCGCGCGCGTCCTTGTCCCTTTCGGGGGATATTCTTGGGGCCGTTTCGTCTGGTCGGAGTTCTTGATTGGTATGTTCATGCCTGCGCTATTTGGGAGGTCTCGTCGTGTAGGGTCAAGCCATGGTTCTTCGGGTTGCGTGCAGAGCCGGCCTGCTTGGGCCCTCGGGTGCCATGCTGCCATGGTGATGTTCAGAGGGGAAGGGGAACACCTTATTTGATCTTTGATGCataattcatgattttttttgcCAATTGGCATCTCATGTCCTCTGATAAGAATGAATACTTCCAATATTTGTGGGTTTTTGTGCATCTCAAATTCTCAATAGATTTGAGCAGTTTCCTGGTTCAGGCTTCAGTACTTGCAGATTTATCTTCTTCTTTCTCGAGCATAGCATGTTATTTAGGATTTTTCACACCAAAAAAACGTTTGTGGTGCGAATGAGCCGTCCTTGGCTGATATTTTGTCTCCGCGTTTCTTGTGTATTAAGTCTTAACATTATACTAAATTTATAAATCAGCTACTTGTAGATGTGATTATTCTCGCCTAGTATTCTTTAAGACCTGGCAATCGGTGGTCAAGTCTTCGTTGCAAGTTAGGCAGTATTTTTCTGGCATTTAGTGGCCTACCATGTCCAGCGAGCTACTCCACTTGCTAGCTGCTAAATGTTCTATAAAAAATAATTTGCAACATGCTGTACAGAATTCCAGCTCCATCAGTTAACTAGTGAGTCTGATTGGATTACTTGTTAGGTACGAGACTATGACCTTAGTTTGTAGTACAAGTTAGGTATATGAACAGGGAATCTACTAGACTGAAAAAACAACAGCAACATCATCAAATGGCATCCTGTATTCCTATTAACAAGTATAGCTATGTATTTCAGCTCATTGTTATTTAGAGAGGCTGCTGATCCTTCCTTGTCTTATTGTAGGCATCAAAGAAAATTGCATTGGTTTTGGATTTAATCTGAGGTTCTGAAGAAAGAAGGCCTCAGGATATTTAGCTTGGCAGGCCCGGAGGTGCTTGAGAGGAGCTATGTCTTTTGTCGGGCGAGTAGACCCATCAACGACATACGCGGATAATATTTATGTACATAAATTTGGCGCACCCAACTCAAACTTTGCTGCAAGAAGATTTGGCTCTGACACGCAGTTGTTCCGTTATGGCCCTGAACCATTCAATTCCGAGGACTATGGACATATGGGTTTCCCTGAAGCACCATCTGCTGCATTCCAGAGCTCCTTTTACAACCAGCAAGCTTCACTAACACCCTGCTCTGATGCAGCAAAAGACTCACCGGTGTGCTCCAATATCTCTCAACAGAACTCCCAGTCTATATCAGATAATCAGAGTTCTGGACTTGAAGTAGAGTTCGATGATGAGATCAGGCTGAAGCTTCAAGAGCTGGAGCATGCTTTACTTGATGATGGAGATGACATCTTGTTCGAAGTTTCCCAGGCGGGTTGCATCAGTGATGAATGGGCCGATCCCATGAAGGATGTCTTGCTTGCAAATTCTCCGAAAGAATCAGAATCAAGCATTAGTTGTGCAGGCAGCAACAGCGGAGAAGCACGGACCCCAAAGCAGTTGCTCTTTGACTGTGCTACGGCATTAGCTGAATATAATGTAGATGAAGCACAGGCAATCATAACGGACCTCCGGCAGATGGTCTCAATCCAAGGGGACCCTTCTCACAGGATTGCAGCTTATCTAGTGGAGGGCCTTGCTGCAAGGATAGTAGCTTCAGGGACAGGCATCTACAAGGCATTGACATGCAAGGACCCTCCAACTCTGTATCAGCTGTCAGCAATGCAAATCCTCTTTGAGATCTGTCCATGCTATCGATTTGGTTTCATGGCTGCTAATTATGCCATACTTGAAGCCTGCAAAGGCGAAGAAAGGATGCATATTATAGACTTTGACATCAACCAAGGCAGCCAGTATATTACACTGATGCAGTTTATGAAAGATGATGCCAACAAAACACGCCATT from Triticum urartu cultivar G1812 chromosome 3, Tu2.1, whole genome shotgun sequence encodes:
- the LOC125545601 gene encoding scarecrow-like protein 1, giving the protein MSFVGRVDPSTTYADNIYVHKFGAPNSNFAARRFGSDTQLFRYGPEPFNSEDYGHMGFPEAPSAAFQSSFYNQQASLTPCSDAAKDSPVCSNISQQNSQSISDNQSSGLEVEFDDEIRLKLQELEHALLDDGDDILFEVSQAGCISDEWADPMKDVLLANSPKESESSISCAGSNSGEARTPKQLLFDCATALAEYNVDEAQAIITDLRQMVSIQGDPSHRIAAYLVEGLAARIVASGTGIYKALTCKDPPTLYQLSAMQILFEICPCYRFGFMAANYAILEACKGEERMHIIDFDINQGSQYITLMQFMKDDANKTRHLRITGVDDHETVQRTVGGLKVIGQRLEKLAEDCGISFEFRAVGADIGDVTPAMLDCRPGEALVVNFAFQLHHLPDESVSIMNERDQLLRMVKGLQPKLVTLVEQDANTNTAPFQTRFREVYDYYSALFDSLDATLPRESPDRMNVERQCLAREIVNILACEGPDRVERYEVAGKWRARMTMAGFAPCPFSSNVIGGIRSLLRSYCDRYKFEEDHGGLHFGWGEKTLIVASAWQ